A single region of the Chryseobacterium culicis genome encodes:
- a CDS encoding DUF456 domain-containing protein: MDTTIINIFCLILLFIGILGTFLPVLPGLLLSICGLLIYKFGTDADLPMIYIWAFGILTAASVVLSYVIPAKTNRKYGGTRWGSIGSVIGTIVGIFLPIPLGFLIGMFAGVFIGELLHDSKDMNKALQSTKGALIGFIYGTGFSFVVGVAMFLVVLLNMFNVI; this comes from the coding sequence ATGGATACAACGATTATTAATATCTTCTGCCTTATTCTGTTGTTTATCGGGATACTGGGAACATTTCTTCCGGTATTGCCAGGGCTTTTGCTGAGTATCTGCGGGCTTCTGATCTATAAATTCGGGACAGATGCAGACCTTCCGATGATCTATATCTGGGCATTCGGAATTCTCACCGCAGCTTCAGTAGTATTAAGCTATGTGATTCCGGCAAAAACCAATAGAAAATATGGAGGTACACGTTGGGGAAGTATCGGTTCTGTAATAGGAACCATTGTTGGGATATTTCTTCCGATTCCTTTAGGTTTTCTGATAGGAATGTTTGCAGGGGTATTTATTGGTGAATTACTTCATGACAGCAAGGATATGAATAAAGCTTTACAGTCAACCAAAGGAGCACTGATTGGATTCATTTATGGAACCGGATTCAGTTTTGTGGTAGGAGTGGCAATGTTTTTGGTAGTATTACTTAATATGTTCAACGTCATTTAA
- a CDS encoding uracil-DNA glycosylase, translating to MTWTEILAPIKSTEYFTTLWEKVKNEYATTKVFPPKNQIFRALELTAFDDVEVVIIGQDPYHNDYQANGLCFSVSEQVAAPPSLKNIFIELKDDLGVVRASKELDDWGKQGVLLLNATLTVRAHTPNSHKDLGWEKFTNFIIKEISEKKENVVFVLWGAFAQKKAELIDPAKHFIIKSAHPSPFSVYRGFFGSKPFSKINEYLVSKGKKPISW from the coding sequence ATGACCTGGACAGAAATTTTAGCCCCGATAAAAAGTACAGAATACTTTACCACCCTTTGGGAGAAAGTGAAGAATGAATATGCAACAACCAAAGTTTTTCCACCAAAAAATCAGATTTTCAGAGCATTGGAGCTTACGGCTTTTGATGATGTGGAAGTTGTGATTATTGGTCAGGATCCTTACCATAATGATTATCAGGCGAACGGATTATGTTTTTCTGTTTCTGAGCAGGTGGCAGCACCGCCGTCACTTAAGAATATTTTTATTGAGTTAAAAGATGATCTGGGAGTGGTAAGAGCCTCTAAAGAGCTTGATGACTGGGGAAAGCAGGGCGTTTTATTGTTAAATGCTACTTTAACGGTTCGTGCCCATACACCTAATTCTCATAAAGATCTTGGTTGGGAAAAATTCACCAACTTCATTATTAAGGAAATTTCAGAGAAAAAAGAAAATGTGGTATTTGTTTTATGGGGCGCTTTTGCACAAAAAAAAGCCGAACTCATAGATCCGGCTAAACATTTTATTATTAAATCGGCACACCCTTCACCTTTTTCTGTGTACAGAGGTTTTTTTGGAAGTAAGCCTTTCTCAAAAATTAATGAGTATCTTGTTTCCAAAGGAAAGAAGCCTATTTCCTGGTAG
- a CDS encoding acyltransferase family protein: MKNEIKSLTGLRGIVALWVAFFHFSFFRNEFIQDVVGKGYVAVDIFFVLSAFLLTVSYSGKLKNLNYKTIEVFYKKRINRIYPVYIVSVIVIALFLVKTSIAGFLINAALLQCFFDPDYLLNVVYWSLSTEWVCYLLFPFILWFVLHYKVRSEILIIAGLALRFVLPYLPGHLYIGSEIPLEIGESPRYLDLPYGLVSLLRTISSYFLGIGVALLPAFKMKKENLIIYLILILFISMLFVEKGLLFIPLLSAFMIKYLYEGKPNYLKTFLETKVVYFLGNISYSLYIIHYMVKKQDFVIVHSYHLNNLLLISLSLLLSYFSYMLIERKVKIFKV, translated from the coding sequence ATGAAAAATGAAATAAAATCTTTAACGGGACTTAGAGGGATTGTTGCATTATGGGTAGCGTTTTTTCATTTTAGTTTTTTCAGGAATGAATTCATTCAGGATGTCGTAGGAAAGGGGTATGTAGCGGTGGATATTTTTTTTGTGTTAAGTGCTTTTTTGCTTACGGTTTCTTATTCCGGGAAGCTTAAAAATCTGAATTATAAAACAATAGAGGTTTTTTATAAAAAAAGAATCAATAGAATTTATCCTGTATACATTGTATCGGTTATTGTTATTGCATTGTTTTTGGTGAAGACTTCTATAGCAGGATTTCTGATTAATGCTGCATTATTACAATGTTTTTTTGATCCTGATTATCTGCTGAATGTAGTCTATTGGTCACTCAGTACGGAATGGGTTTGTTACTTACTATTCCCTTTTATATTATGGTTTGTTCTGCATTATAAAGTGCGCAGTGAAATTTTAATTATTGCCGGTTTGGCGTTGAGGTTTGTACTTCCTTATCTTCCCGGCCATTTGTATATTGGTTCTGAAATCCCGCTGGAGATAGGAGAATCACCAAGATATCTTGATCTTCCTTATGGACTGGTTTCTCTTCTGAGAACAATTTCTTCTTATTTTCTTGGGATCGGAGTTGCCCTTTTACCAGCATTTAAAATGAAGAAAGAAAACCTGATTATTTATCTCATTCTCATATTGTTCATATCCATGTTGTTTGTGGAAAAAGGACTGTTATTTATTCCTTTATTATCAGCATTTATGATCAAATATCTGTATGAAGGGAAGCCCAATTACCTGAAGACTTTTTTAGAAACCAAAGTTGTCTATTTTTTAGGAAATATCTCTTATTCACTATATATTATCCATTATATGGTAAAGAAACAGGATTTCGTTATTGTACATTCTTATCATCTTAATAACCTGTTATTAATATCCCTTTCATTATTGCTGTCCTATTTTTCATATATGCTGATAGAAAGAAAAGTTAAGATATTTAAGGTATAA
- a CDS encoding GNAT family N-acetyltransferase encodes MKLETQRLLLRDINESYVEDILRIRSNEVINQFVLRNSPKNNYDALQFILTIKERTRNNQTVYLGISLKDQPNLIGTICLWNFSEDRKTAEVGYELLPEYHRQGIMSEALKAVLDFGFNELKVEEILAITNKFNENSKGLLLKHHFILEEGKQDEGFPDNIIFRLERVSGGSYEI; translated from the coding sequence GTGAAACTGGAAACCCAAAGATTATTACTGAGAGATATCAACGAAAGCTACGTTGAGGATATTTTACGGATTCGAAGCAATGAAGTGATCAATCAGTTCGTCCTAAGAAACTCACCCAAAAATAATTATGATGCCCTTCAGTTTATTTTAACCATTAAAGAAAGAACTCGTAACAACCAAACTGTCTATTTGGGAATTTCTTTAAAAGATCAGCCGAATCTTATCGGAACGATCTGCCTTTGGAATTTTTCTGAAGACCGGAAAACAGCAGAAGTTGGTTATGAACTGTTACCCGAATATCACAGGCAGGGCATTATGTCTGAAGCTTTGAAAGCTGTTTTAGATTTTGGATTTAATGAATTGAAGGTAGAGGAAATTCTGGCAATTACCAATAAGTTCAATGAAAACTCGAAAGGGCTTCTTTTAAAACATCATTTTATTTTGGAAGAAGGGAAGCAGGATGAAGGTTTCCCGGATAATATTATTTTTCGCCTAGAAAGAGTCTCTGGCGGTTCCTATGAAATCTAA